A window from Cinclus cinclus chromosome 4, bCinCin1.1, whole genome shotgun sequence encodes these proteins:
- the TOMM22 gene encoding mitochondrial import receptor subunit TOM22 homolog: MAAAASLSPEELLPKGGAGKAEELEDELDEEEEDDEELDETLAERLWGLTEMFPESVRSAAGATFDLSLTVAQKMYRFSRAALWIGTTSFMILVLPVVFETEKLQMEQQQQLQQRQILLGPNTGLSGGMPGALPPLSGKI, encoded by the exons ATGGCGGCCGCGGCGTCCctgtcccctgaggagctgctgcccaaGGGCGGCGCGGGCAAGGCCGAGGAGCTGGAGGACGAGCTcgatgaggaggaggaggacgacgAGGAG CTGGACGAGACGCTGGCGGAGCGGCTGTGGGGACTCACGGAGATGTTCCCCGAGAGCGTCCGATCGGCGGCTGGGGCTACATTCGACCTGTCCCTGACGGTAGCGCAGAAGATGTACAG ATTCTCTAGGGCAGCTCTGTGGATTGGGACCACCTCCTTCATGATATTGGTTCTTCCTGTCGTCTTTGAAACCGAAAAACTGCAGatggagcaacagcagcagctgcagcagcgaCAG atcCTCCTTGGACCCAACACGGGGCTCTCAGGGGGAATGCCAGGGGCCCTGCCTCCGCTGTCTGGAAAAATCTAA